In Astatotilapia calliptera chromosome 23, fAstCal1.2, whole genome shotgun sequence, a genomic segment contains:
- the fkbp8 gene encoding peptidyl-prolyl cis-trans isomerase FKBP8 yields MTDREEIMESDSHDNAQSAKKNSKTSLLDSGEDFEVLDEEDIDDDEPPPLEDAGEGKVKPTNSENANADPDPTGQVDEWLDVLGNGQLKKKVLKEGEGRDSRPQKGQNVKIRLKTSLVDGTLVEEKPDFAFTLGDGDVIQALDLTVQLMALGEEALIQTDAKYAYGARGSLEPAVPANAELSLEVKLLEATDAPDLELLPPAEKIALASQKRERGNAHYQRGDYAFAVNSYSIALQITESSSKVDITPEEEEGLLDVKVKCLNNMAASQLKLDHYDAALKSCVSALEHQPDNIKALFRMGKVLALQGEFTDAIQTLRKALKLEPSNKTIHAELSKLVKKHSEQRGAEQAMYKKMLGNHSDNSSTQKPRAKSSWGLSWKWLFGATAVAIGGVALSVVIAARN; encoded by the exons ATGACTGACAGAGAGGAGATTATGGAGTCGGATAGCCACGATAATGCGCAATCAGCAAAGAAGAACAGCAAAACGTCGCTGTTGGACAGCGGAGAAGACTTCGAGGTTTTAGATGAGGAAGACATTGACGACGACGAGCCGCCTCCTCTGGAAGATGCCGGGGAAGGGAAGGTGAAACCCACAAATTCAGAAAATGCAAACGCTGACCCCGACCCTACAGGTCAAGTCGATGAATGGCTGGATGTTTTGG GTAATGGGCAGTTGAAGAAAAAAGTCCTGAAGGAAGGCGAAGGGCGAGACAGTCGACCACAGAAAggacagaatgtgaaaatccGTCTTAAAACGAGCCTGGTGGACGGGACTTTAGTAGAGGAGAAGCCTGATTTCGCTTTCACTTTGGGAGATGGTGATGTAATCCAG gcaCTGGATCTGACAGTCCAGCTCATGGCGCTGGGGGAGGAGGCGCTCATCCAGACTGATGCCAAATATGCATATGGTGCCAGAGGAAG TCTTGAACCTGCAGTTCCTGCAAATGCTGAGCTGTCCCTAGAAGTGAAACTGCTGGAAGCTACTGATGCTCCAGACCTGGAGCTGCTACCCCCTGCGGAGAAGATTGCCCTGGCCAGCCAAAAGAGAGAGCGGGGCAATGCCCATTATCAGCGCGGAGACTACGCCTTTGCTGTCAATTCGTATAGCATTGCCCTGCAGATAACGGAGTCTAGTTCTAAAG TTGACATCACCCCCGAGGAGGAAGAGGGGCTTTTGGATGTGAAAGTGAAGTGTCTAAACAACATGGCTGCTTCTCAGCTGAAACTGGACCACTACGATGCAGCGCTCAAGTCCTGCGTGTCAGCACTCGAACACCAGCCAGACAACATAAAGGCACTTTTCCGCATGGGCAAG GTGCTGGCCTTGCAAGGTGAATTCACAGACGCCATCCAGACTTTAAGGAAGGCACTTAAACTGGAACCAAGCAACAAG ACGATCCACGCTGAGCTCTCCAAGCTGGTGAAGAAGCACTCGGAGCAGCGGGGAGCAGAGCAGGCCATGTATAAGAAGATGCTCGGTAACCACTCTGATAACAGCAGCACGCAGAAACCACGCGCCAAGTCTTCATGG GGTCTCAGCTGGAAGTGGCTTTTTGGCGCCACTGCAGTAGCCATCGGCGGCGTAGCCTTATCTGTTGTCATAGCTGCTAGAAATTGA